The following are encoded in a window of Drosophila simulans strain w501 chromosome 3L, Prin_Dsim_3.1, whole genome shotgun sequence genomic DNA:
- the LOC6738355 gene encoding importin-4 isoform X2 — MEAAILDIINGILAMDTERIRESTDKMLKAYENPDSLLVLTQIIMSDRPVQERQVAAVLLKRRVKKLRHWQLVPAEHQAVIKSNMLQVLIAVKEKTVKGTVAFIIGSLVRHEEEKQNPWREEILKFIYERCSSPDPTESERGSSIFSTLMDAAPDQFSNHTDTIFPLLAGTLVTAEANGNMATPTVHNMLAGICFLLPFVSGHSNAEQIVVKAVPLILKALGAFAEKGDSNEFMGAFDIMDSMAEYVPHLLTGNVKLILEFCLTIARNKQVDAAIRVQVITFVGSLIRLKKKIIMKQKLLQPTLSVIFEVICQDVLDDDDDYFSSESLNSPSNAAAQTLDLMALHMVPDKFIPPLLELLEPALQSPEPVLRRSSFICMGVIAEGCSEAIGKKYLQVMLNIIKAGVLDSVMLVRTAAFFALGQFSEFLQPTICKFAPQILPVLFDYLSQLVMELKAGHNSNGANLDSVPAKDSIMYLDMIQIKRRSVLAKYRIGTPNPKHMDRMFYALETFCENLDEEIVPYLPTLMDRLFGVMEPQNTNRMREMGLSAIAAVSTAAKEHLMPYFPRIMTVLQGCLVKDCPKEMYSLRIQAIDTLAELCREVGKDNIIPLADDTMNFCLMMLEDGPDDPEFRRSIYNLMSSLSSVVNESMASVFPKFIDRIMESVISSEDMVPNVSDNAEDDLALEDAANIEIDLEHTDDEDDQDAYLVENDYIIEKEEAIMSLKEFATHTGAAFAPYLQSAFENVYKMIDHPQSDVRMACIDSICAFITALHKLNDAVGLKRACEIAIPKFAHIMRTDDQVGVVNHLLDVLYDVFKNVPAINSQEHAELIFACIRDIFTNEMACQFNEESGGGDDEYPEESENEEMLFENAANLFPMFGLTIQPELFSLYFGRLYHFYIQRLAKVKDFDLPEGRAFVYGALADCCRALKGCCATYFDALRPIFIAGSKDSDGKARQNSYFALGEIVFHSEEKSLQSYPTILQALSEAIVRESVPAAMDNICGAVARLIVTDLDSVPLGQVLPVWLNHLPLKEDTVENDVIQKAFRVLYLKARPSIEAHLEQILAITIESSYKKQMPDVETTQSAVALIKEISANYPELFNKVSNMNPEVFNYVQAL, encoded by the exons ATGGAGGCAGCTATTCTGGATATAATCAACGGGATCCTGGCCATGGACACGGAACGAATCCGTGAG TCCACAGACAAGATGTTAAAGGCCTATGAGAATCCAGATTCTCTGCTGGTTCTCACCCAGATCATAATGTCGGACAGGCCGGTCCAGGAGCGGCAGGTCGCCGCCGTGCTCCTCAAAAGGCGGGTCAAAAAGTTGCGCCACTGGCAGTTGGTTCCCGCCGAGCACCAAGCAGT AATTAAATCGAACATGCTGCAGGTCCTCATCGCGGTGAAGGAAAAGACCGTGAAGGGCACGGTGGCCTTTATAATTGGATCGCTGGTGCGCCACGAGGAGGAAAAGCAAAACCCCTGGAGGGAGGAAATACTGAAGTTTATTTACGAACGTTGCAGCAGTCCCGATCCAACAGAAAGCGAGCGGGGCAGCTCAATCTTTTCCACGCTCATGGACGCTGCTCCCGATCAGTTTTCGAACCACACGGATACTATCTTCCCGTTGCTTGCCGGCACTCTAGTAACCGCCGAGGCGAATGGGAACATGGCCACACCCACCGTGCATAACATGCTGGCGGGTATATGCTTCCTGTTGCCTTTCGTCAGTGGACATAGTAATGCTGAGCAGATTGTGGTTAAGGCTGTGCCGCTCATTCTCAAGGCCCTGGGCGCCTTCGCCGAAAAGGGGGACAGTAATGAGTTCATGGGTGCCTTTGATATCATGGACAGCATGGCCGAGTATGTGCCGCACTTGCTGACCGGCAATGTGAAGCTAATTCTAGAGTTTTGTCTGACGATTGCGAGAAACAAGCAGGTCGACGCTGCGATTCGGGTTCAGGTGATTACCTTTGTGGGCAGCCTAATTCGCCTCAAGAAGAAGATTATTATGAAGCAGAAACTACTCCAGCCCACTCTATCGGTTATCTTCGAAGTGATTTGCCAGGACGTCCTTGACGATG ACGATGATTACTTTTCCTCGGAGAGCCTGAATAGCCCATCCAATGCAGCTGCGCAGACACTGGACCTGATGGCCCTTCACATGGTGCCGGACAAGTTTATTCCGCCACTACTGGAATTGCTGGAGCCTGCGTTGCAGAGCCCGGAACCCGTGCTTCGCCGTTCCTCTTTTATTTGCATGGGCGTCATTGCCGAGGGCTGCTCCGAGGCCATTGGGAAAAAGTATCTGCAGGTCATGCTAAATATCATCAAAGCTGGAGTTTTGGATTCTGTTATGTTGGTGCGGACCGCCGCATTCTTCGCCCTCGGCCAGTTTTCCGAGTTTCTTCAGCCGACGATCTGCAAGTTTGCTCCTCAAATTCTTCCCGTGCTGTTTGACTATCTAAGCCAGCTGGTAATGGAACTCAAG GCTGGCCATAACAGCAATGGGGCAAATCTCGATTCCGTTCCTGCCAAAGATTCCATAATGTACTTAGACATGATACAGATCAAACGAAGATCGGTCCTCGCCAAATATAGG ATTGGTACGCCTAATCCGAAACATATGGATCGTATGTTCTATGCCCTGGAGACCTTTTGCGAGAATCTGGATGAGGAAATTGTTCCTTATTTACCCACACTTATGGATCG TCTGTTTGGGGTTATGGAACCGCAGAACACGAATCGAATGCGTGAAATGGGTTTGTCGGCCATAGCAGCGGTGTCAACAGCAGCTAAGGAACACCTGATGCCATATTTCCCCAGGATCATGACCGTACTACAGGGCTGTCTGGTGAAGGATTGCCCAAAAGAAATGTACAGTCTCCGCATCCAAGCTATCGACACTCTGGCCGAGCTCTGTCGCGAAGTGGGCAAAGATAATATTATTCCGCTTGCCGACGATACAATGAATTTCTGTCTGATGATGCTAGAAGATGGTCCGGATGATCCCGAGTTCCGCAGGAGTATATACAACCTGATGTCCTCCCTGTCATCGGTTGTCAACGAGAGCATGGCCAGTGTGTTCCCCAAGTTCATTGATCGCATAATGGAATCTGTGATTTCTTCGGAGGACATGGTGCCAAATGTGTCGGACAATGCGGAGGATGATTTGGCTTTAGAAGATGCCGCCAATATAGAGATTGATTTAGAGCACACAGACGACGAAGATGACCAAGACGCTTACCTGGTGGAGAATGATTATATCATtgaaaaggaggaggccatTATGTCACTCAAGGAGTTTGCTACCCATACGGGCGCCGCCTTTGCGCCCTATTTGCAGTCTGCATTCGAGAACGTCTACAAGATGATTGATCATCCGCAGAGCGACGTTCGTATGGCGTGCATTGACTCCATCTGCGCGTTCATTACGGCTCTCCACAAGTTGAATGATGCCGTCGGCCTGAAGCGCGCCTGCGAGATTGCCATTCCAAAGTTTGCACATATAATGCGCACCGACGACCAGGTTGGGGTCGTAAACCACTTGCTTGACGTCCTCTACGATGTCTTCAAGAACGTGCCGGCGATTAATAGCCAAGAGCACGCCGAACTAATTTTCGCTTGCATCAGGGACATTTTcacaaatgaaatggcctGCCAGTTTAACGAGGAGAGCGGCGGCGGAGATGATGAGTATCCGGAGGAAAGCGAGAACGAAGAGATGCTGTTCGAGAACGCTGCCAATCTGTTCCCCATGTTTGGCTTAACCATTCAGCCGGAGCTGTTCTCGCTTTATTTCGGACGCCTTTACCATTTCTATATTCAAAGGCTG GCGAAGGTAAAGGACTTCGATTTACCAGAAGGGCGGGCGTTCGTCTATGGCGCACTGGCTGACTGCTGCAGGGCGCTAAAGGGATGCTGTGCTACTTACTTCGATGCCCTACGTCCCATTTTTATCGCCGGTTCCAAGGATTCTGATGGCAAAGCGCGACAGAACTCCTATTTTGCACTAGGCGAAATTGTCTTCCATTCCGAGGAAAAATCATTACA GTCTTATCCGACAATTTTGCAAGCCCTTTCCGAAGCAATTGTCAGGGAATCCGTTCCCGCCGCCATGGACAACATTTGCGGAGCAGTTGCTCGGCTCATAGTTACCGACCTAGATTCAGTGCCGCTTGGCCAGGTGCTGCCCGTGTGGCTCAACCATTTGCCACTGAAGGAGGACACCGTGGAGAACGATGTGATTCAGAAGGCGTTCCGCGTGCTATACTTGAAGGCCCGCCCCAGCATAGAGGCACATCTTGAGCAAATCCTGGCCATCACCATAGAGTCGAGTTACAAGAAACAGATGCCTGACGTCGAGACAACACAGAGCGCTGTGGCCCTCATCAAGGAGATTAGCGCCAACTACCCGGAACTGTTTAACAAAGTATCGAACATGAATCCAGAAGTGTTCAATTATGTGCAAGCCCTGTAA
- the LOC6738355 gene encoding importin-4 isoform X4: MEAAILDIINGILAMDTERIRESTDKMLKAYENPDSLLVLTQIIMSDRPVQERQVAAVLLKRRVKKLRHWQLVPAEHQAVIKSNMLQVLIAVKEKTVKGTVAFIIGSLVRHEEEKQNPWREEILKFIYERCSSPDPTESERGSSIFSTLMDAAPDQFSNHTDTIFPLLAGTLVTAEANGNMATPTVHNMLAGICFLLPFVSGHSNAEQIVVKAVPLILKALGAFAEKGDSNEFMGAFDIMDSMAEYVPHLLTGNVKLILEFCLTIARNKQVDAAIRVQVITFVGSLIRLKKKIIMKQKLLQPTLSVIFEVICQDVLDDDDDYFSSESLNSPSNAAAQTLDLMALHMVPDKFIPPLLELLEPALQSPEPVLRRSSFICMGVIAEGCSEAIGKKYLQVMLNIIKAGVLDSVMLVRTAAFFALGQFSEFLQPTICKFAPQILPVLFDYLSQLVMELKIGTPNPKHMDRMFYALETFCENLDEEIVPYLPTLMDRLFGVMEPQNTNRMREMGLSAIAAVSTAAKEHLMPYFPRIMTVLQGCLVKDCPKEMYSLRIQAIDTLAELCREVGKDNIIPLADDTMNFCLMMLEDGPDDPEFRRSIYNLMSSLSSVVNESMASVFPKFIDRIMESVISSEDMVPNVSDNAEDDLALEDAANIEIDLEHTDDEDDQDAYLVENDYIIEKEEAIMSLKEFATHTGAAFAPYLQSAFENVYKMIDHPQSDVRMACIDSICAFITALHKLNDAVGLKRACEIAIPKFAHIMRTDDQVGVVNHLLDVLYDVFKNVPAINSQEHAELIFACIRDIFTNEMACQFNEESGGGDDEYPEESENEEMLFENAANLFPMFGLTIQPELFSLYFGRLYHFYIQRLAKVKDFDLPEGRAFVYGALADCCRALKGCCATYFDALRPIFIAGSKDSDGKARQNSYFALGEIVFHSEEKSLQSYPTILQALSEAIVRESVPAAMDNICGAVARLIVTDLDSVPLGQVLPVWLNHLPLKEDTVENDVIQKAFRVLYLKARPSIEAHLEQILAITIESSYKKQMPDVETTQSAVALIKEISANYPELFNKVSNMNPEVFNYVQAL, from the exons ATGGAGGCAGCTATTCTGGATATAATCAACGGGATCCTGGCCATGGACACGGAACGAATCCGTGAG TCCACAGACAAGATGTTAAAGGCCTATGAGAATCCAGATTCTCTGCTGGTTCTCACCCAGATCATAATGTCGGACAGGCCGGTCCAGGAGCGGCAGGTCGCCGCCGTGCTCCTCAAAAGGCGGGTCAAAAAGTTGCGCCACTGGCAGTTGGTTCCCGCCGAGCACCAAGCAGT AATTAAATCGAACATGCTGCAGGTCCTCATCGCGGTGAAGGAAAAGACCGTGAAGGGCACGGTGGCCTTTATAATTGGATCGCTGGTGCGCCACGAGGAGGAAAAGCAAAACCCCTGGAGGGAGGAAATACTGAAGTTTATTTACGAACGTTGCAGCAGTCCCGATCCAACAGAAAGCGAGCGGGGCAGCTCAATCTTTTCCACGCTCATGGACGCTGCTCCCGATCAGTTTTCGAACCACACGGATACTATCTTCCCGTTGCTTGCCGGCACTCTAGTAACCGCCGAGGCGAATGGGAACATGGCCACACCCACCGTGCATAACATGCTGGCGGGTATATGCTTCCTGTTGCCTTTCGTCAGTGGACATAGTAATGCTGAGCAGATTGTGGTTAAGGCTGTGCCGCTCATTCTCAAGGCCCTGGGCGCCTTCGCCGAAAAGGGGGACAGTAATGAGTTCATGGGTGCCTTTGATATCATGGACAGCATGGCCGAGTATGTGCCGCACTTGCTGACCGGCAATGTGAAGCTAATTCTAGAGTTTTGTCTGACGATTGCGAGAAACAAGCAGGTCGACGCTGCGATTCGGGTTCAGGTGATTACCTTTGTGGGCAGCCTAATTCGCCTCAAGAAGAAGATTATTATGAAGCAGAAACTACTCCAGCCCACTCTATCGGTTATCTTCGAAGTGATTTGCCAGGACGTCCTTGACGATG ACGATGATTACTTTTCCTCGGAGAGCCTGAATAGCCCATCCAATGCAGCTGCGCAGACACTGGACCTGATGGCCCTTCACATGGTGCCGGACAAGTTTATTCCGCCACTACTGGAATTGCTGGAGCCTGCGTTGCAGAGCCCGGAACCCGTGCTTCGCCGTTCCTCTTTTATTTGCATGGGCGTCATTGCCGAGGGCTGCTCCGAGGCCATTGGGAAAAAGTATCTGCAGGTCATGCTAAATATCATCAAAGCTGGAGTTTTGGATTCTGTTATGTTGGTGCGGACCGCCGCATTCTTCGCCCTCGGCCAGTTTTCCGAGTTTCTTCAGCCGACGATCTGCAAGTTTGCTCCTCAAATTCTTCCCGTGCTGTTTGACTATCTAAGCCAGCTGGTAATGGAACTCAAG ATTGGTACGCCTAATCCGAAACATATGGATCGTATGTTCTATGCCCTGGAGACCTTTTGCGAGAATCTGGATGAGGAAATTGTTCCTTATTTACCCACACTTATGGATCG TCTGTTTGGGGTTATGGAACCGCAGAACACGAATCGAATGCGTGAAATGGGTTTGTCGGCCATAGCAGCGGTGTCAACAGCAGCTAAGGAACACCTGATGCCATATTTCCCCAGGATCATGACCGTACTACAGGGCTGTCTGGTGAAGGATTGCCCAAAAGAAATGTACAGTCTCCGCATCCAAGCTATCGACACTCTGGCCGAGCTCTGTCGCGAAGTGGGCAAAGATAATATTATTCCGCTTGCCGACGATACAATGAATTTCTGTCTGATGATGCTAGAAGATGGTCCGGATGATCCCGAGTTCCGCAGGAGTATATACAACCTGATGTCCTCCCTGTCATCGGTTGTCAACGAGAGCATGGCCAGTGTGTTCCCCAAGTTCATTGATCGCATAATGGAATCTGTGATTTCTTCGGAGGACATGGTGCCAAATGTGTCGGACAATGCGGAGGATGATTTGGCTTTAGAAGATGCCGCCAATATAGAGATTGATTTAGAGCACACAGACGACGAAGATGACCAAGACGCTTACCTGGTGGAGAATGATTATATCATtgaaaaggaggaggccatTATGTCACTCAAGGAGTTTGCTACCCATACGGGCGCCGCCTTTGCGCCCTATTTGCAGTCTGCATTCGAGAACGTCTACAAGATGATTGATCATCCGCAGAGCGACGTTCGTATGGCGTGCATTGACTCCATCTGCGCGTTCATTACGGCTCTCCACAAGTTGAATGATGCCGTCGGCCTGAAGCGCGCCTGCGAGATTGCCATTCCAAAGTTTGCACATATAATGCGCACCGACGACCAGGTTGGGGTCGTAAACCACTTGCTTGACGTCCTCTACGATGTCTTCAAGAACGTGCCGGCGATTAATAGCCAAGAGCACGCCGAACTAATTTTCGCTTGCATCAGGGACATTTTcacaaatgaaatggcctGCCAGTTTAACGAGGAGAGCGGCGGCGGAGATGATGAGTATCCGGAGGAAAGCGAGAACGAAGAGATGCTGTTCGAGAACGCTGCCAATCTGTTCCCCATGTTTGGCTTAACCATTCAGCCGGAGCTGTTCTCGCTTTATTTCGGACGCCTTTACCATTTCTATATTCAAAGGCTG GCGAAGGTAAAGGACTTCGATTTACCAGAAGGGCGGGCGTTCGTCTATGGCGCACTGGCTGACTGCTGCAGGGCGCTAAAGGGATGCTGTGCTACTTACTTCGATGCCCTACGTCCCATTTTTATCGCCGGTTCCAAGGATTCTGATGGCAAAGCGCGACAGAACTCCTATTTTGCACTAGGCGAAATTGTCTTCCATTCCGAGGAAAAATCATTACA GTCTTATCCGACAATTTTGCAAGCCCTTTCCGAAGCAATTGTCAGGGAATCCGTTCCCGCCGCCATGGACAACATTTGCGGAGCAGTTGCTCGGCTCATAGTTACCGACCTAGATTCAGTGCCGCTTGGCCAGGTGCTGCCCGTGTGGCTCAACCATTTGCCACTGAAGGAGGACACCGTGGAGAACGATGTGATTCAGAAGGCGTTCCGCGTGCTATACTTGAAGGCCCGCCCCAGCATAGAGGCACATCTTGAGCAAATCCTGGCCATCACCATAGAGTCGAGTTACAAGAAACAGATGCCTGACGTCGAGACAACACAGAGCGCTGTGGCCCTCATCAAGGAGATTAGCGCCAACTACCCGGAACTGTTTAACAAAGTATCGAACATGAATCCAGAAGTGTTCAATTATGTGCAAGCCCTGTAA
- the LOC6738355 gene encoding importin-4 isoform X1 — MEAAILDIINGILAMDTERIRESTDKMLKAYENPDSLLVLTQIIMSDRPVQERQVAAVLLKRRVKKLRHWQLVPAEHQAVIKSNMLQVLIAVKEKTVKGTVAFIIGSLVRHEEEKQNPWREEILKFIYERCSSPDPTESERGSSIFSTLMDAAPDQFSNHTDTIFPLLAGTLVTAEANGNMATPTVHNMLAGICFLLPFVSGHSNAEQIVVKAVPLILKALGAFAEKGDSNEFMGAFDIMDSMAEYVPHLLTGNVKLILEFCLTIARNKQVDAAIRVQVITFVGSLIRLKKKIIMKQKLLQPTLSVIFEVICQDVLDDDDDYFSSESLNSPSNAAAQTLDLMALHMVPDKFIPPLLELLEPALQSPEPVLRRSSFICMGVIAEGCSEAIGKKYLQVMLNIIKAGVLDSVMLVRTAAFFALGQFSEFLQPTICKFAPQILPVLFDYLSQLVMELKAGHNSNGANLDSVPAKDSIMYLDMIQIKRRSVLAKYRIGTPNPKHMDRMFYALETFCENLDEEIVPYLPTLMDRLFGVMEPQNTNRMREMGLSAIAAVSTAAKEHLMPYFPRIMTVLQGCLVKDCPKEMYSLRIQAIDTLAELCREVGKDNIIPLADDTMNFCLMMLEDGPDDPEFRRSIYNLMSSLSSVVNESMASVFPKFIDRIMESVISSEDMVPNVSDNAEDDLALEDAANIEIDLEHTDDEDDQDAYLVENDYIIEKEEAIMSLKEFATHTGAAFAPYLQSAFENVYKMIDHPQSDVRMACIDSICAFITALHKLNDAVGLKRACEIAIPKFAHIMRTDDQVGVVNHLLDVLYDVFKNVPAINSQEHAELIFACIRDIFTNEMACQFNEESGGGDDEYPEESENEEMLFENAANLFPMFGLTIQPELFSLYFGRLYHFYIQRLAKVKDFDLPEGRAFVYGALADCCRALKGCCATYFDALRPIFIAGSKDSDGKARQNSYFALGEIVFHSEEKSLQSYPTILQALSEAIVRESVPAAMDNICGAVARLIVTDLDSVPLGQVLPVWLNHLPLKEDTVENDVIQKAFRVLYLKARPSIEAHLEQILAITIESSYKKQMPDVETTQSAVALIKEISANYPELFNKVSNMNPEVFNYVQALFIYWK; from the exons ATGGAGGCAGCTATTCTGGATATAATCAACGGGATCCTGGCCATGGACACGGAACGAATCCGTGAG TCCACAGACAAGATGTTAAAGGCCTATGAGAATCCAGATTCTCTGCTGGTTCTCACCCAGATCATAATGTCGGACAGGCCGGTCCAGGAGCGGCAGGTCGCCGCCGTGCTCCTCAAAAGGCGGGTCAAAAAGTTGCGCCACTGGCAGTTGGTTCCCGCCGAGCACCAAGCAGT AATTAAATCGAACATGCTGCAGGTCCTCATCGCGGTGAAGGAAAAGACCGTGAAGGGCACGGTGGCCTTTATAATTGGATCGCTGGTGCGCCACGAGGAGGAAAAGCAAAACCCCTGGAGGGAGGAAATACTGAAGTTTATTTACGAACGTTGCAGCAGTCCCGATCCAACAGAAAGCGAGCGGGGCAGCTCAATCTTTTCCACGCTCATGGACGCTGCTCCCGATCAGTTTTCGAACCACACGGATACTATCTTCCCGTTGCTTGCCGGCACTCTAGTAACCGCCGAGGCGAATGGGAACATGGCCACACCCACCGTGCATAACATGCTGGCGGGTATATGCTTCCTGTTGCCTTTCGTCAGTGGACATAGTAATGCTGAGCAGATTGTGGTTAAGGCTGTGCCGCTCATTCTCAAGGCCCTGGGCGCCTTCGCCGAAAAGGGGGACAGTAATGAGTTCATGGGTGCCTTTGATATCATGGACAGCATGGCCGAGTATGTGCCGCACTTGCTGACCGGCAATGTGAAGCTAATTCTAGAGTTTTGTCTGACGATTGCGAGAAACAAGCAGGTCGACGCTGCGATTCGGGTTCAGGTGATTACCTTTGTGGGCAGCCTAATTCGCCTCAAGAAGAAGATTATTATGAAGCAGAAACTACTCCAGCCCACTCTATCGGTTATCTTCGAAGTGATTTGCCAGGACGTCCTTGACGATG ACGATGATTACTTTTCCTCGGAGAGCCTGAATAGCCCATCCAATGCAGCTGCGCAGACACTGGACCTGATGGCCCTTCACATGGTGCCGGACAAGTTTATTCCGCCACTACTGGAATTGCTGGAGCCTGCGTTGCAGAGCCCGGAACCCGTGCTTCGCCGTTCCTCTTTTATTTGCATGGGCGTCATTGCCGAGGGCTGCTCCGAGGCCATTGGGAAAAAGTATCTGCAGGTCATGCTAAATATCATCAAAGCTGGAGTTTTGGATTCTGTTATGTTGGTGCGGACCGCCGCATTCTTCGCCCTCGGCCAGTTTTCCGAGTTTCTTCAGCCGACGATCTGCAAGTTTGCTCCTCAAATTCTTCCCGTGCTGTTTGACTATCTAAGCCAGCTGGTAATGGAACTCAAG GCTGGCCATAACAGCAATGGGGCAAATCTCGATTCCGTTCCTGCCAAAGATTCCATAATGTACTTAGACATGATACAGATCAAACGAAGATCGGTCCTCGCCAAATATAGG ATTGGTACGCCTAATCCGAAACATATGGATCGTATGTTCTATGCCCTGGAGACCTTTTGCGAGAATCTGGATGAGGAAATTGTTCCTTATTTACCCACACTTATGGATCG TCTGTTTGGGGTTATGGAACCGCAGAACACGAATCGAATGCGTGAAATGGGTTTGTCGGCCATAGCAGCGGTGTCAACAGCAGCTAAGGAACACCTGATGCCATATTTCCCCAGGATCATGACCGTACTACAGGGCTGTCTGGTGAAGGATTGCCCAAAAGAAATGTACAGTCTCCGCATCCAAGCTATCGACACTCTGGCCGAGCTCTGTCGCGAAGTGGGCAAAGATAATATTATTCCGCTTGCCGACGATACAATGAATTTCTGTCTGATGATGCTAGAAGATGGTCCGGATGATCCCGAGTTCCGCAGGAGTATATACAACCTGATGTCCTCCCTGTCATCGGTTGTCAACGAGAGCATGGCCAGTGTGTTCCCCAAGTTCATTGATCGCATAATGGAATCTGTGATTTCTTCGGAGGACATGGTGCCAAATGTGTCGGACAATGCGGAGGATGATTTGGCTTTAGAAGATGCCGCCAATATAGAGATTGATTTAGAGCACACAGACGACGAAGATGACCAAGACGCTTACCTGGTGGAGAATGATTATATCATtgaaaaggaggaggccatTATGTCACTCAAGGAGTTTGCTACCCATACGGGCGCCGCCTTTGCGCCCTATTTGCAGTCTGCATTCGAGAACGTCTACAAGATGATTGATCATCCGCAGAGCGACGTTCGTATGGCGTGCATTGACTCCATCTGCGCGTTCATTACGGCTCTCCACAAGTTGAATGATGCCGTCGGCCTGAAGCGCGCCTGCGAGATTGCCATTCCAAAGTTTGCACATATAATGCGCACCGACGACCAGGTTGGGGTCGTAAACCACTTGCTTGACGTCCTCTACGATGTCTTCAAGAACGTGCCGGCGATTAATAGCCAAGAGCACGCCGAACTAATTTTCGCTTGCATCAGGGACATTTTcacaaatgaaatggcctGCCAGTTTAACGAGGAGAGCGGCGGCGGAGATGATGAGTATCCGGAGGAAAGCGAGAACGAAGAGATGCTGTTCGAGAACGCTGCCAATCTGTTCCCCATGTTTGGCTTAACCATTCAGCCGGAGCTGTTCTCGCTTTATTTCGGACGCCTTTACCATTTCTATATTCAAAGGCTG GCGAAGGTAAAGGACTTCGATTTACCAGAAGGGCGGGCGTTCGTCTATGGCGCACTGGCTGACTGCTGCAGGGCGCTAAAGGGATGCTGTGCTACTTACTTCGATGCCCTACGTCCCATTTTTATCGCCGGTTCCAAGGATTCTGATGGCAAAGCGCGACAGAACTCCTATTTTGCACTAGGCGAAATTGTCTTCCATTCCGAGGAAAAATCATTACA GTCTTATCCGACAATTTTGCAAGCCCTTTCCGAAGCAATTGTCAGGGAATCCGTTCCCGCCGCCATGGACAACATTTGCGGAGCAGTTGCTCGGCTCATAGTTACCGACCTAGATTCAGTGCCGCTTGGCCAGGTGCTGCCCGTGTGGCTCAACCATTTGCCACTGAAGGAGGACACCGTGGAGAACGATGTGATTCAGAAGGCGTTCCGCGTGCTATACTTGAAGGCCCGCCCCAGCATAGAGGCACATCTTGAGCAAATCCTGGCCATCACCATAGAGTCGAGTTACAAGAAACAGATGCCTGACGTCGAGACAACACAGAGCGCTGTGGCCCTCATCAAGGAGATTAGCGCCAACTACCCGGAACTGTTTAACAAAGTATCGAACATGAATCCAGAAGTGTTCAATTATGTGCAAGCCCT ATTCATTTATTGGAAGTAA